In a genomic window of Telopea speciosissima isolate NSW1024214 ecotype Mountain lineage chromosome 5, Tspe_v1, whole genome shotgun sequence:
- the LOC122661640 gene encoding uncharacterized protein LOC122661640 has translation MASKADERAGAEIVRGKEACDRFAEELIKELGFPSGVLPTGELEECGRVRATGFVWWKCKAAYEHFNVATNTKASYAAETTAYVEKGRMKKMTGVKTKQLMVWITIVEMCMDGNKITFKTPMGVGKSFPLTSFMNEAEKKKYLQQ, from the coding sequence ATGGCAAGCAAGGCAGATGAGAGAGCAGGAGCTGAAATCGTGCGTGGAAAAGAAGCCTGTGATCGATTTGCAGAGGAACTGATCAAAGAGTTGGGATTCCCTAGTGGTGTCCTTCCCACTGGAGAACTTGAAGAATGTGGGAGGGTGAGAGCCACTGGTTTCGTATGGTGGAAATGCAAGGCCGCCTACGAGCATTTCAATGTGGCAACCAACACCAAGGCAAGCTATGCTGCTGAGACGACGGCGTATGTGGAGAAggggaggatgaagaagatgacggGCGTGAAAACCAAGCAATTGATGGTGTGGATTACAATAGTAGAGATGTGCATGGATGGTAACAAGATCACCTTCAAGACACCCATGGGGGTTGGCAAGTCCTTCCCTCTAACCTCTTTTATGAAcgaagcagagaagaagaagtatctcCAGCAATAG